The Immundisolibacter cernigliae genome has a window encoding:
- a CDS encoding MBOAT family O-acyltransferase: protein MVFSTPIFLLVFLPLFALAYALLPRKNLVLLVASLIFYAWGEPVLVLLMVAVAWVNYLFGRLVGGDSPYRFRYLATAVALNVSVLVAFKYLDFIVHNLNRLAPALGLQPWPEPHLPLPLGISFFIFQAITYVVDIYRRHSSPAGKFSDVMLYISLFPQLVAGPIVRYEEIAEQIRARRSDWQRVLSGVELFTIGLAKKVIIADSLAVPVDRIFALPPSELSFGLAWLGVICFALQIFFDFSGYSDMAIGIGRALGFDFPENFNQPYRARSIQEFWRRWHMTLSRWFRDYVYIPLGGNRLGLARTYVNLLAIFVLTGFWHGASWNFLIWGLIHGLFLVVERVGFAGWLSRAWAPLAHIYVAGVALLGWVFFRADDLPSAMVLLKTMAGFAEAPAFSGVAALFNPYVVCVLLLGAIVAVWPERSSWADQIRQVKAAAVRYGVLILSTLYSCSIPDHHIVPSRSPLLLAREVFRELAGDGKAVDREVSAC, encoded by the coding sequence ATGGTTTTCAGCACCCCCATCTTCCTGTTGGTCTTCCTGCCGCTGTTCGCGCTGGCCTATGCGCTGCTGCCGCGCAAGAATCTTGTCCTGCTCGTCGCTAGCCTGATCTTCTATGCCTGGGGAGAGCCGGTGCTGGTACTGCTCATGGTGGCAGTGGCATGGGTCAACTACCTGTTTGGTCGACTGGTTGGTGGCGACTCGCCCTATCGATTTCGCTACCTCGCAACCGCGGTGGCGCTCAACGTCTCCGTGCTGGTGGCATTCAAGTACCTTGACTTCATTGTCCACAACCTGAACCGCCTGGCGCCAGCCCTCGGCTTGCAGCCTTGGCCTGAACCGCATTTGCCACTGCCGCTGGGCATCTCCTTTTTCATCTTCCAGGCCATCACCTATGTGGTGGACATTTACCGGAGGCATTCCTCCCCGGCGGGGAAATTTTCCGACGTGATGCTCTACATCAGCCTGTTCCCGCAATTGGTAGCCGGGCCGATCGTGCGCTACGAGGAGATTGCCGAGCAGATACGCGCACGGCGCAGCGACTGGCAGCGCGTGCTCAGCGGTGTCGAACTGTTCACAATAGGCCTCGCCAAGAAAGTCATCATTGCCGATAGCCTGGCTGTTCCGGTCGATCGCATCTTCGCGCTGCCACCCAGTGAGTTGAGCTTTGGCCTGGCGTGGCTCGGCGTGATCTGCTTTGCATTGCAGATCTTTTTCGATTTCTCAGGCTACTCAGACATGGCCATTGGTATCGGCCGGGCGCTGGGATTTGATTTTCCCGAGAACTTCAACCAGCCTTACCGAGCCCGCAGCATCCAGGAATTCTGGCGGCGCTGGCACATGACACTGTCACGCTGGTTCCGTGATTACGTCTACATTCCTCTGGGAGGCAACCGGCTCGGGCTTGCGAGAACTTATGTCAATCTGCTCGCGATCTTTGTGCTAACCGGCTTCTGGCACGGCGCGAGTTGGAATTTCCTGATCTGGGGCTTGATACATGGTCTATTCCTGGTCGTCGAGCGAGTCGGCTTCGCCGGATGGCTGAGCCGTGCCTGGGCGCCGCTGGCACACATCTACGTCGCTGGTGTGGCGTTGCTCGGATGGGTCTTCTTCCGCGCGGACGATCTGCCATCGGCCATGGTCTTGCTCAAAACCATGGCCGGGTTCGCGGAAGCGCCTGCGTTCTCTGGCGTTGCAGCGTTGTTCAACCCCTATGTCGTGTGCGTGCTGCTGCTCGGCGCTATCGTCGCTGTGTGGCCGGAACGGTCGTCGTGGGCTGATCAGATTCGGCAAGTGAAGGCTGCCGCTGTGAGGTACGGCGTCCTGATCCTTTCAACCCTGTATAGCTGTTCCATCCCGGATCATCATATAGTTCCGTCTCGGTCCCCGCTGCTGCTGGCGCGCGAGGTGTTCCGGGAGCTGGCAGGGGACGGGAAAGCGGTTGATCGGGAGGTGTCCGCATGCTGA
- a CDS encoding TylF/MycF/NovP-related O-methyltransferase: MSKNLLYVRHIDMLKRILLNEFGAENGLRISYLLYCMDTSQPYNLDEVINIHRYQADKIAALRDDPDGQHNYRERMFGFPYTMIGRARLDSLQTMVETVLREEIPGDFLEAGAWRGGASIFMRALLDLWGDPARKVYVADSFQGLPPPQLEQDENLNFHLDPMLSVGLDVVQEHFARFGLLDDRVAFMPGWFEDSLKVPEPRQLAILRADGDLYQSTMDILDNLYHRMAPGGFVIIDDYGAIPACRRAVEDFRSAHGIDNPIHTIDWTGAYWRT, translated from the coding sequence ATGAGTAAAAACTTACTGTATGTGCGCCATATAGACATGCTTAAGCGCATCCTGCTCAACGAGTTCGGGGCGGAGAACGGCCTGCGCATCTCCTATCTGCTTTATTGCATGGATACCAGTCAGCCCTACAACCTGGACGAGGTCATCAATATCCACCGCTACCAGGCGGATAAGATCGCAGCGTTGCGCGACGATCCCGACGGACAGCACAACTACCGCGAGCGCATGTTCGGTTTTCCCTACACCATGATCGGGCGTGCCCGCCTGGACAGCCTGCAGACGATGGTCGAGACAGTATTGCGCGAGGAGATCCCGGGCGACTTCCTGGAGGCGGGAGCCTGGCGGGGCGGGGCGTCGATCTTCATGCGTGCGCTGCTCGACCTATGGGGCGATCCCGCACGCAAGGTCTATGTTGCTGACAGTTTCCAGGGGCTGCCGCCGCCGCAGTTGGAGCAGGACGAGAACCTTAATTTTCATCTCGACCCGATGCTCTCGGTGGGCCTCGACGTCGTGCAGGAACATTTCGCGCGTTTCGGCCTGCTCGACGACCGCGTGGCCTTCATGCCCGGTTGGTTCGAGGACAGCCTGAAGGTGCCGGAGCCGCGCCAGCTGGCGATCCTGCGTGCCGACGGCGACCTTTACCAATCGACGATGGACATCCTCGACAACCTTTATCACCGGATGGCGCCGGGCGGTTTCGTTATTATCGACGACTACGGCGCCATTCCCGCCTGCCGTCGTGCGGTCGAGGACTTTCGCAGTGCGCATGGGATCGACAACCCGATCCACACCATCGACTGGACCGGTGCCTACTGGCGCACCTGA
- a CDS encoding ABC transporter ATP-binding protein — protein MVSSEPVISVENVSISYPIRSGFIKWKKYFPLKNVSFDVYKGETVGLIGRNGAGKSSLLRMIAGIVDPDAGKIANYEVSVSLLALGVGFVPHLTGRENVILSGMLMGMHKRDIEARMDSIIEFAGIGDFIDQPLRVYSSGMRSRISFATAIQTDPDVLLVDEVLGVGDEEFRVKSLGEMKKLIRSEKTVVLVSHQTNVIKELCDRVVWIDDGEVRFVGNTAEGLVQYGSAMVKS, from the coding sequence ATGGTAAGCAGCGAGCCAGTAATTTCCGTTGAGAATGTTTCTATTTCTTATCCCATTCGGTCTGGGTTTATAAAATGGAAAAAATATTTCCCACTCAAAAATGTGTCATTCGATGTTTATAAAGGTGAAACAGTTGGCCTGATCGGCAGGAATGGAGCGGGAAAAAGCAGCCTCCTGCGTATGATTGCAGGCATTGTAGATCCGGACGCTGGGAAGATTGCCAACTATGAAGTAAGTGTTTCATTGCTGGCGCTTGGTGTTGGGTTTGTTCCTCATCTCACTGGGCGTGAAAACGTCATACTAAGCGGCATGCTGATGGGTATGCACAAGAGAGACATTGAAGCTCGCATGGATTCGATAATTGAATTTGCGGGTATAGGCGATTTTATTGATCAACCTCTTAGGGTCTATTCTTCTGGCATGAGGTCGAGGATCAGTTTTGCAACTGCAATTCAGACTGACCCAGATGTTCTCTTAGTTGACGAAGTTCTTGGAGTAGGTGATGAAGAGTTCAGAGTTAAGTCATTGGGTGAAATGAAAAAGCTGATCAGATCCGAAAAAACCGTGGTGCTTGTCTCGCATCAGACCAATGTAATAAAAGAACTGTGTGATCGTGTTGTCTGGATTGATGATGGAGAGGTTAGATTTGTGGGCAATACCGCAGAGGGTTTGGTGCAATACGGTTCAGCTATGGTTAAGAGTTAA
- a CDS encoding ABC transporter permease, translated as MKVNFGLQKQLSLVVFKVYADLKAESSRSYLGIAWWFIEPLLYLAAFYILFVLVLDRGDLSFVPAFLCGVIVWKLFDAGVKGGSYALMANAVLLQQVYVPKYIFPLSAVITAALKFVPVFLFFCFFIVFFKSNPSVTWLWAIPLFFLQAILTFSLALLLSALIPFVPDLRVAVENGMMFLFFISGVFFDISAVQEPVKWFVMLNPMAIIISAYRGVLLLNAPPDIAKLVEVLLFSVLVLILGFFVLRRWDKKYGKARF; from the coding sequence ATGAAAGTTAACTTTGGCCTCCAAAAACAACTGAGCCTAGTTGTTTTTAAAGTTTATGCTGACCTGAAGGCAGAGTCATCCAGATCTTATCTGGGCATTGCTTGGTGGTTTATTGAGCCACTTCTTTATTTGGCCGCATTTTATATATTGTTTGTTTTAGTTTTAGATCGCGGCGATCTGAGTTTTGTACCGGCTTTTCTTTGTGGCGTTATCGTCTGGAAGCTTTTCGATGCAGGAGTCAAAGGCGGCAGTTATGCACTCATGGCAAACGCTGTTCTTTTGCAGCAAGTTTATGTGCCAAAATACATATTTCCACTCTCTGCGGTAATTACCGCCGCCCTTAAGTTCGTTCCGGTATTCCTATTTTTTTGCTTTTTCATTGTGTTTTTTAAGTCAAACCCAAGCGTCACATGGCTATGGGCAATCCCTCTGTTTTTTTTGCAGGCTATCCTGACATTTTCGCTGGCATTGCTTTTGAGTGCTCTCATTCCATTTGTTCCCGACCTTAGGGTTGCCGTGGAAAATGGGATGATGTTTTTGTTTTTCATTTCCGGTGTGTTCTTTGATATTTCGGCGGTTCAGGAGCCCGTGAAATGGTTTGTGATGCTTAATCCTATGGCGATAATCATTTCTGCTTATCGAGGTGTTTTGCTTTTAAATGCACCCCCCGATATTGCTAAGCTCGTGGAAGTTTTATTATTTTCTGTTCTTGTTTTAATTCTTGGATTTTTTGTTTTGCGTCGATGGGATAAAAAGTACGGAAAGGCAAGGTTCTAA
- the rfbC gene encoding dTDP-4-dehydrorhamnose 3,5-epimerase, producing MKATPLAIPDVFLIEPKVFGDERGFFFESFNQAQFEAAIGKPVQFVQDNHSRSAKNVLRGLHYQIQQPQGKLVRVVQGEVFDVAVDLRKSSKTFGQWVGEILSAENKRQLWVPEGFAHGFVVLSEGADFLYKTTDYYSPSSERIIIWSDEALNIKWPKNIRPIISGKDQQGSSFMEAEVFP from the coding sequence ATGAAGGCCACCCCGCTCGCTATCCCCGATGTATTCCTCATCGAACCCAAAGTGTTCGGTGACGAACGCGGTTTCTTTTTTGAAAGCTTCAACCAGGCGCAATTTGAAGCCGCCATCGGCAAACCCGTGCAGTTCGTGCAAGACAACCACAGCCGCAGCGCGAAGAATGTGCTGCGCGGCTTGCATTATCAAATCCAACAGCCCCAGGGCAAGCTGGTGCGTGTGGTGCAGGGCGAGGTTTTCGATGTGGCGGTTGACCTGCGCAAAAGCAGCAAAACTTTCGGCCAATGGGTGGGTGAAATCCTCTCTGCTGAAAACAAGCGCCAGCTTTGGGTTCCCGAGGGCTTTGCCCATGGCTTCGTCGTGTTGTCTGAGGGTGCTGATTTTCTCTACAAAACAACAGATTATTATTCCCCCTCATCCGAGCGAATTATCATCTGGAGCGACGAAGCACTCAATATTAAGTGGCCAAAAAATATCCGACCGATTATTTCAGGAAAAGATCAGCAGGGATCAAGCTTCATGGAGGCAGAGGTTTTTCCATGA
- the rfbA gene encoding glucose-1-phosphate thymidylyltransferase RfbA gives MTRKGIILAGGSGSRLHPATLAISKQLLPVFDKPMIYYPLSTLMLAGMRDILIISTPQDTPRFQQLLGDGSQWGLNLQYAVQPSPDGLAQAFLIGETFIGNHPAALVLGDNIFYGHDFHHLLTNGMARTKGASVFAYHVHDPERYGVAEFDAQGKVLSLEEKPKQPKSNYAVTGLYFYDTAVVDLAKTLRPSPRGELEITDLNRLYLEQGQLSVEIMGRGYAWLDTGTHESLLDASQFIATLENRQGLKVACPEEIAFRQGWIDAGQLEALAKPLTKNGYGQYLLRILKENVF, from the coding sequence ATGACCCGCAAAGGCATCATCCTTGCCGGCGGTTCTGGCTCCCGTCTGCACCCGGCCACGCTGGCCATCAGCAAGCAGTTACTCCCGGTCTTCGACAAACCCATGATCTACTACCCGCTCAGCACACTTATGCTGGCGGGCATGCGCGACATCCTCATCATCAGCACCCCGCAAGACACGCCGCGCTTCCAGCAGCTGCTGGGTGATGGCAGCCAGTGGGGGCTGAACCTGCAATACGCCGTCCAACCCAGCCCGGATGGCCTGGCGCAAGCCTTCCTGATTGGCGAGACGTTCATCGGCAACCACCCCGCCGCGCTGGTGCTGGGCGATAACATCTTTTACGGCCATGATTTCCACCACCTGCTGACCAACGGCATGGCCCGCACCAAGGGCGCCAGTGTGTTTGCCTACCATGTGCATGATCCGGAACGTTACGGCGTGGCGGAATTCGATGCCCAAGGCAAGGTGCTGTCCCTGGAAGAAAAGCCCAAGCAGCCAAAATCCAACTATGCCGTCACCGGGCTCTATTTTTACGACACGGCGGTGGTTGATTTGGCCAAGACCCTCAGGCCCTCGCCGCGTGGCGAACTGGAAATCACCGACCTCAACCGGCTGTATCTGGAGCAGGGCCAACTCAGCGTGGAGATCATGGGCCGTGGCTACGCCTGGCTGGATACGGGAACTCACGAATCCCTGCTCGATGCCAGCCAGTTCATTGCCACCCTGGAAAACCGCCAGGGACTCAAGGTGGCCTGCCCGGAAGAAATCGCCTTTCGCCAGGGTTGGATCGATGCCGGGCAACTCGAGGCGCTGGCGAAGCCTCTGACCAAGAACGGCTACGGCCAGTATCTGCTGAGAATTCTCAAGGAAAACGTGTTCTGA